A window from Littorina saxatilis isolate snail1 linkage group LG9, US_GU_Lsax_2.0, whole genome shotgun sequence encodes these proteins:
- the LOC138976642 gene encoding MOXD1 homolog 1-like → MTPVRVICILLCVTVAQGYRMFADRIPNGQQVPHPCKPNVLWHGVGHFNVDGGGFRNPFGMDFDRAGRQWTEALCRNDSDGDGRTNGQELGDPDCVWKVGQIPHSTHSLSHPGICDPMDSPRCQDKKYDWGLFHNQREWMEDACKSSEFNCSAIHDQDVRTMTARLDLTAVPPQETTYICQIFEVDDVLNDYHMIAATPVINNSYILHHMVIFGCEDSVSTRSAFQCDMLPDPKCKMILTVWTLGLNGDCFHPNAGVRIGKNGIKKLAVQLHWNNPGLIDHYQDSSGLVLHYTPHLRHYDSSMFLLGNEHFIIPPRTPSTVVTSRCAPSCTRHKMNDTIYVTSAFNHMHYLGHKMRLEQFRNGALVRTITNDLIYDYDSPKMYFFNDPIPVEPGDELKTTCDYSSTYKATTTFYGESTAEEMCYAFMSFYPFQSMQQSPFCTTWGSISGCDPETYHGCLGQEEAKYYQDVGTLDIFHNVTSNCRPFGPCTTECMDTILTARASDPCLTSGDPWDRLVTWGLSRNENGRNFLASLESCEIELYKLANDKDIIH, encoded by the exons ATGACACCTGTGAG GGTCATCTGCATACTGCTGTGCGTGACGGTGGCGCAGGGGTACCGTATGTTCGCGGACCGGATCCCTAATGGCCAGCAGGTGCCCCACCCGTGTAAACCCAACGTGCTGTGGCACGGGGTGGGCCACTTTAACGTGGATGGAGGGGGCTTCAGGAACCCCTTCGGCATGGACTTTGACCGCGCTGGCAGG CAATGGACAGAGGCGCTGTGTCGCAATGACTCAGACGGAGACGGACGTACCAACGGACAGGAGCTGGGGGACCCAGACTGTGTGTGGAAAGTGGGTCAGATCCCCCACTCCACCCATAGTCTCTCCCACCCGG GTATCTGTGATCCGATGGACAGCCCTCGCTGCCAGGACAAGAAGTACGACTGGGGGCTGTTTCACAATCAGCGAGAGTGGATGGAGGACGCCTGCAAGTCTTCAGAGTTCAACTGCTCCGCCATCCACGATCAAG ACGTACGCACGATGACAGCGCGGCTAGACCTGACCGCAGTACCGCCCCAGGAGACCACCTACATCTGTCAGATTTTCGAGGTGGACGACGTCCTGAACGACTACCACATGATTGCCGCCACCCCCGTCATCAACAACTCCTACATCCTCCACCACATGGTCATCTTTGGCTGCGAGGACA GCGTGTCCACACGATCGGCGTTCCAGTGCGACATGCTGCCGGACCCGAAGTGTAAGATGATTCTGACCGTGTGGACACTAGGGCTGAACGGAGACTGCTTCCACCCCAACGCCGGGGTCAGGATTGGCAAGAACGGCATCAAGAAGTTGGCTGTGCAG CTCCACTGGAACAACCCCGGGCTGATTGACCATTACCAGGACAGCTCGGGTCTGGTCCTACACTACACCCCCCACCTCCGTCACTACGACTCCTCCATGTTCCTGCTGGGCAACGAGCACTTCATCATCCCTCCCCGCACCCCTTCCACCGTCGTCACCAGCCGCTGCGCCCCCTCCTGCACACGTCACAAGATGAACGACACTATTTACGTCACTTCCGCCTTCAACCACATGCACTATCTGG GTCACAAGATGCGCTTGGAGCAGTTCCGTAACGGTGCCCTGGTCAGAACCATCACCAATGACCTCATCTATGACTACGACAGTCCCAAGATGTACTT CTTCAACGACCCCATTCCCGTGGAGCCAGGCGACGAGCTCAAGACGACGTGTGACTATTCCTCCACCTACAAGGCAACCACCACGTTCTACGGCGAGTCCACGGCTGAGGAGATGTGCTATGCCTTCATGTCCTTCTACCCCTTCCAGTCCATGCAGCAATCCCCCTTCTGCACAACATGGGGCTCCATCAGCGG CTGCGACCCAGAGACTTATCACGGATGCCTTGGCCAGGAGGAAGCGAAGTACTACCAAGATGTCGGCACCCTGGACATCTTTCACAACGTTACCAGCAACTGCCGGCCTTTCGGACCCTGCACCACCGAGTGTATGGACACCATCTTGACCGCCAGGGCCTCTGACCCCTGTCTGACCTCGGGTGACCCTTGGGACAG GCTCGTGACGTGGGGTCTAAGCAGGAACGAGAACGGCAGGAATTTCCTGGCCTCTCTAGAGTCCTGTGAGATTGAGCTGTACAAACTGGCCAATGACAAAGACATCATCCACTga